Proteins found in one uncultured Methanobrevibacter sp. genomic segment:
- a CDS encoding chorismate lyase: protein MDKNEANRSLIDKITQLEQEYGEEFSNTQKILLTTDGSITAILDVLFGKITLTTLEQHFGEAEKRHAELVNVEEGDKINFREVIMHRDDRPLIYAISHIPLERCSDDICADLVRADIPIGRILKNYHIESRREVNNIFIEKPNERLKEIFKTDEDMLARDYVIIHNDEILMWIKEVFPKSYFR, encoded by the coding sequence ATGGACAAGAACGAAGCAAACAGAAGTCTTATAGATAAGATTACACAACTGGAACAGGAATACGGCGAAGAATTCTCAAACACACAGAAAATACTGTTAACAACCGACGGATCCATCACTGCAATCCTGGACGTGCTGTTCGGAAAAATCACCCTGACAACACTTGAACAGCATTTCGGCGAGGCCGAAAAGAGACATGCAGAACTGGTCAATGTCGAAGAGGGTGACAAGATAAACTTCAGGGAAGTCATAATGCACAGGGATGACAGACCACTGATATATGCGATATCACACATTCCGCTGGAGAGATGTTCAGATGACATCTGTGCCGACCTTGTAAGGGCAGACATACCGATTGGAAGGATATTGAAGAATTATCATATTGAATCAAGACGTGAAGTAAACAACATCTTCATTGAAAAGCCGAACGAAAGGCTTAAGGAGATTTTCAAAACCGATGAGGACATGCTTGCACGTGACTATGTAATCATCCACAATGACGAGATTCTGATGTGGATTAAGGAAGTGTTTCCAAAAAGTTATTTCAGGTGA
- the hacA gene encoding homoaconitase large subunit: MNITEKILSSKAGHEVTPGEIIEIPVDLAMSHDGTSPPAIKTFEKITDKVWDPDKIAIIFDHNVPANTIGSAEFQKVCREFIKKQNITKNFIHGEGICHQVVPEMGLVEPGKVIVGADSHTCTYGAFGAFSTGMGATDLAMVWATGKTWFMVPEAIKMNITGNLNEYIAPKDIILKIIGSIGIAGATYKTAEFAGDTIENMGVEGRATMCNMAIEMGAKNGIMEPNKEVIDYICQRTGKKASDLNVVKSDDDASYEKELDFDITDMEPQIACPNDVDNVKDISRIEGTSIDQCLIGSCTNGRLSDLKDAAEILKGREIDDSIRLLILPASREIYQQAIHLGYIDTFIDAGAIICNPGCGPCLGGHMGVLSEGESCISTTNRNFKGRMGDPASEVYLSNSKVVAASAITGVITNPKDL, translated from the coding sequence ATGAACATTACAGAAAAGATACTATCCTCAAAGGCGGGCCATGAGGTGACACCGGGAGAGATTATAGAAATCCCGGTCGACCTTGCAATGTCACACGACGGAACCTCACCGCCTGCAATAAAGACATTCGAAAAGATTACCGACAAGGTATGGGACCCTGATAAGATAGCCATAATATTCGACCACAACGTTCCGGCAAACACCATCGGCTCAGCCGAATTCCAGAAGGTGTGCCGGGAATTCATCAAAAAGCAAAATATCACTAAAAACTTCATTCACGGCGAAGGAATCTGCCACCAGGTGGTTCCGGAAATGGGTCTTGTCGAACCTGGAAAGGTAATTGTAGGTGCAGATTCACACACATGCACCTACGGAGCGTTCGGCGCATTCTCAACAGGTATGGGTGCAACAGACCTTGCGATGGTATGGGCAACAGGAAAAACATGGTTCATGGTGCCTGAAGCGATAAAGATGAACATCACAGGAAATCTCAACGAATACATTGCACCAAAGGACATCATCCTCAAAATCATAGGAAGCATAGGAATCGCCGGTGCGACATACAAGACCGCAGAGTTTGCGGGAGATACCATTGAGAATATGGGCGTCGAGGGACGTGCCACCATGTGTAACATGGCAATTGAAATGGGTGCGAAAAACGGTATAATGGAGCCTAACAAGGAGGTCATAGACTACATTTGCCAGAGAACAGGAAAAAAGGCCTCAGACCTGAATGTTGTAAAATCAGACGATGACGCATCATATGAAAAGGAGCTTGACTTTGACATAACAGACATGGAGCCTCAAATAGCCTGTCCGAACGATGTGGACAATGTTAAAGACATCTCAAGGATTGAAGGAACCTCAATCGACCAGTGCCTCATCGGATCATGTACCAACGGAAGGCTTTCAGACCTGAAGGATGCGGCGGAAATACTGAAGGGAAGAGAAATCGACGACAGCATCCGTCTTTTAATCCTGCCGGCGTCAAGGGAAATCTACCAGCAGGCAATTCATCTCGGCTACATCGACACATTCATAGATGCGGGAGCGATAATCTGCAATCCTGGTTGCGGACCGTGCCTTGGAGGACACATGGGTGTCCTGAGTGAAGGAGAATCCTGCATTTCAACAACAAACAGGAACTTCAAGGGAAGGATGGGAGATCCCGCCTCAGAAGTTTACCTTTCAAACTCAAAGGTTGTTGCGGCATCTGCAATAACCGGAGTCATTACCAATCCGAAAGATTTGTAA
- a CDS encoding homocitrate synthase family protein, with protein MQYFISHYNKESEIAFPEDFIIYDTTLRDGEQTPGVCFSLNDKLEIARKLDQFKIHQIEAGFPIVSQRERESVKAIANEGLDADILALTRTKPEDIDAALDCDVDGIITFVGTSDIHLDHKMHITRQDAINLCESAVDYAKDHGLYVAFSAEDATRTDIEFLKRIYGKAEECGADRVHIADTTGAITPQGIDYLVRELVKDLDVMLALHCHNDFGLAVINSITGVLAGAKGISTTVNGIGERAGNASLEELIMALKILYGKDLGFKTKYITELSNLVSNASGLPIPYNKPVVGNNVFRHESGIHVDAVIEEPLCYEPYVPELVGGRRQLVLGKHSGCRAVRAKLNECDLDVTDDELIEIVRQVKKQREEGTYINDKVFREIVKNTKK; from the coding sequence TTGCAATATTTTATAAGTCATTATAACAAAGAAAGTGAAATCGCTTTCCCGGAAGATTTTATAATTTATGATACAACCTTAAGGGACGGTGAACAGACTCCAGGAGTTTGTTTCTCCCTTAACGACAAATTAGAAATAGCCAGAAAACTTGACCAGTTCAAGATACATCAAATCGAAGCCGGTTTTCCAATAGTCTCACAAAGAGAAAGGGAATCCGTAAAGGCAATAGCCAATGAAGGACTTGACGCGGACATTCTGGCACTGACAAGAACAAAGCCTGAAGACATCGATGCTGCACTTGACTGTGACGTGGACGGTATCATCACATTCGTTGGAACCTCAGACATCCACCTTGACCACAAGATGCACATTACAAGACAGGACGCAATCAACCTGTGCGAATCAGCCGTGGACTATGCAAAGGACCACGGACTCTATGTGGCATTTTCAGCAGAGGACGCTACACGTACCGACATCGAATTTTTAAAGCGCATTTATGGAAAGGCAGAGGAATGCGGAGCCGACCGTGTCCACATTGCAGACACAACCGGTGCAATCACACCTCAGGGTATCGACTATCTTGTAAGGGAACTTGTAAAGGATCTTGACGTCATGCTTGCGCTTCACTGCCACAATGACTTCGGTCTTGCTGTTATCAACTCCATCACAGGAGTTCTCGCCGGTGCAAAAGGTATCTCAACCACAGTAAACGGTATCGGTGAAAGGGCAGGTAACGCATCACTTGAGGAACTCATCATGGCACTTAAAATCCTCTACGGCAAGGACTTGGGCTTCAAGACCAAATACATTACAGAACTCTCAAACCTTGTATCCAATGCAAGCGGACTTCCGATTCCATACAACAAGCCTGTTGTTGGAAACAACGTATTCAGACACGAATCCGGAATACACGTTGATGCGGTTATCGAGGAGCCTTTATGCTACGAGCCATATGTCCCTGAACTTGTGGGCGGAAGACGCCAGCTGGTCTTAGGAAAACACTCAGGTTGCCGTGCGGTAAGGGCCAAACTCAATGAATGTGACCTTGACGTGACAGATGACGAGCTTATAGAAATCGTAAGACAGGTCAAAAAGCAAAGGGAAGAAGGAACCTACATCAACGACAAGGTATTCAGGGAAATCGTTAAAAACACAAAAAAATAG